The following coding sequences are from one Rutidosis leptorrhynchoides isolate AG116_Rl617_1_P2 chromosome 11, CSIRO_AGI_Rlap_v1, whole genome shotgun sequence window:
- the LOC139875486 gene encoding uncharacterized protein, with protein MGGSKSLTHNHWRASAEFCMGIHCANGLCEVTNRDIVSGIKKRLNEKWNGWVDELSNVLWAHRTTFKKSTSETPFSLVYGSEAMIPVEVFVETHRVANFDEIANANGICENLNFIEERRLMAAIREENNKQQIAKYYNKKIHALAFDVGEWVLRNNEASRAEKQGKLGPNWEGPYQIVRINAVGSYKLQDIEGRNVPNAWHATLLKRYCV; from the exons atgggtggaagcaaaaGCCTTACGCACAATCACTGGCGTGCAagtgcggaattttgtatgggaatacattgt GCAAATGGGTTGTGTGAGGTCACTAATCGCGACATTGTCAGCGGTATTAAAAAGCGTTTGAATGAAAAGTGGAATGGATGGGTTGATGAACTTTCAAATGTACTATGGGCTCATCGCACTACTTTCAAGAAAAGTACGAGCGAAACACCTTTTAGCCTAGTATATGGTTCAGAAGCAATGATCCCCGTGGAAGTCTTTGTTGAGACGCATAGAGTTGCTAATTTTGATGAAATTGCGAATGCAAATGGCATTTGTGAAAACCTAAATTTCATTGAAGAACGCAGGCTTATGGCCGCAATACGTGAAGAAAATAATAAGCAACAAATTGCTAAGTATTACAACAAGAAAATACACGCGTTAGCCTTTGATGTAGGAGAATGGGTTTTGCGGAATAATGAAGCAAGTCGTGCTGAAAAACAAGGGAAGTTGGGACCCAATTGGGAAGGTCCATACCAAATAGTGAGAATTAATGCGGTAGGCTCTTATAAACTCCAGGACATTGAAGGGCGTAATGTACCTAACGCGTGGCATGCTACTTTGTTGAAAAGATATTGCGTGTAA